The following proteins are co-located in the Callithrix jacchus isolate 240 chromosome 10, calJac240_pri, whole genome shotgun sequence genome:
- the CD3D gene encoding T-cell surface glycoprotein CD3 delta chain isoform X2, giving the protein MEHSMFLSGLVLVTLLPQVSPFKIPVEELEDRVFVSCNTSITWVEGTVGTLLTNNTRLDLGKGILDPRGMYQCTGTEKYAGQVSTVQVYYRMCQSCVELYPATLAGIIVTDVIATVLLALGVYCFAGHETGRLSGVADTQALLRNDQVYQPLRDRDDAQYSRLGGNWPRNK; this is encoded by the exons ATGGAACATAGCATGTTTCTGTCTGGCCTGGTACTGGTTACCCTTCTCCCCCAAG TGAGCCCCTTCAAGATACCTGTAGAGGAACTTGAGGACAGAGTGTTTGTGAGTTGTAATACCAGCATCACATGGGTAGAGGGAACAGTGGGAACACTGCTCACAAACAATACAAGGCTGGACCTGGGAAAAGGCATCCTGGACCCACGAGGAATGTATCAGTGTACTGGGACAGAAAAATACGCCGGCCAAGTATCTACTGTGCAAGTTTATTATCGAA tGTGCCAGAGCTGTGTGGAGCTGTATCCAGCCACCCTGGCTGGCATCATTGTCACTGATGTCATTGCCACTGTACTCCTCGCTTTGGGAGTCTACTGCTTTGCTGGACATGAGACTGGAAGGCTCTCTGGGG TGGCTGACACACAAGCTCTGCTGAGGAATGACCAGGTCTATCAG CCCCTCCGAGATCGAGATGATGCTCAGTATAGCCGCCTTGGAGGAAACTGGCCCCGGAACAAGTGA